ACCAGCAGTTCGAAGAGTTCCGTCTTGGCCTTGCCCGGCCCGGCGGTTGGTTCGAGGACAATACCCTTGTCCCCGGCCAGTTGGATGACCTGTTCCGGGTCGGCCAGCAACTCGGCCGGGATGCCCGCCACCTCGGTCAGGGACTGGTCCATGGTGAATCGCCGCCAGGGCGGGGCCAGGTCGATCTCCCGGTCCTGGTAGGTGATCTTCATCGAGCCGCACACCTCCTCGGCCAGCCAGGAGATCATCTCCTCGGTCAGGTCCATCATGTCATGGTAGGTGGCATAGGCCTGGTAGAATTCGAGCATGGTGAACTCGGGGTTGTGGCGGGTGGACAGCCCCTCGTTGCGGAAGTTGCGGTTGATCTCGAATACCCGCTCAAAACCGCCGACCAGCAGCCGTTTGAGGAATAGTTCCGGCGCCACCCGCAGGAACAGGTCCATGGCCAGGGCGTTGTGATAGGTCTTGAACGGCTTGGCCGTGGCCCCGCCCGGAACCGGCTGCATCATCGGGGTTTCCACCTCCATGTAGCCGCGGTTGGTCAGATATTCCCGGACCAGGCGGATGATCTCCACCCGTTTGCGGAAGGTGTCCCGGACCTGGGGGTTGACGATCAGGTCCACGTAGCGCTGCCGGTAGCGGATTTCAACATCGGTCAAGCCGTGGAACTTTTCCGGCAACGGCCGCAGGGATTTGGTGATCAGCCTGGCGCTGTCCGCCATGATGGTCAACTCGCCGGTCTTGGTCTTGAACAGTTTGCCGCGGAACCCGGCGATATCGCCGATATCCCACTTTTTGAACCGGGCATATGCCTCCGGCCCGACCACGTCCCGGGCCATATAAACCTGGATCCGGCCCGAGTCGTCCTGGATGTGGAGAAAGGATGCCTTGCCGAACCGGCGGAGGGCAATGATCCGGCCGGCCACCTGGCAGATGAAGGCGTCCTCCTTGGGCTCGCCGGCGCGGATCTCGTTGCCATGGGGGAGTACGTCGATGATGTGCTCCGTGGGCCTGAAGTCGTTGCCATAGAGCGCAACACCCATTGCCTTGAGTTCATCGGCTTTCTGGCGGCGTTGCTTGAGAACCTGATTTAAATTATTCATGGTAGATAACGTCCTTGTCGGCAAAAAACAAACCGCGGTCCGGGCCGGGACCGCGGTGGTTAGAGATATTTATGTCGTAATCCGTCTGCCAGGTCCCTGGTCAGGGCCAGGACCCTTTCGGCCAGCTCCGGGGTGAGCGAGCCGGTGCCGCAACTGGGGGTAATCAGGGTGCGCTCCAGCAGAGCGGCCAGGTCCCAGTCCGGGTTTATCAACTGGGCGGCCTGTTCCTCCCAGCGGGAGAGCAGCGACGCGGCCGTTTCCTTGCGGATATCCTCGGCCGCGCCGGTGGGCACCAGCCCCCAGGCGATGAGCCCGCCCCGCTTGAGAAAGGCGTGGGTCGCCTGCCGGCAGGTGATGAACCGGTCGAAATAATTATAGGCGTCAAAGCTCAGGATGTCGATGGTCGAGGTAAGGAGCATGTTCCAGTCGGTGTTGGCGCAGACATGCACCCCGGCCAGTCCGCCGGCCTGATGGATCGCCGCGACCATCTCGGTGAGATCCTGGACAATATCCTCGCGGGAGACGCTGATAAAGGCGGAGGAGCCCAGGCCGGCCAGGGCCGGCTCGTCGATGAACAGGAGGACCGGCAGCTCGGGCCGGGCCTGTTTGAGGAAGCGGACCTGCCAGGCCGCCTTCATCGCCAGCCCCTTGACCACCAGGTCGCGGATGGTGGGATCATAGTATCCCAGCCGGTCGGTCTGGTCGTGGATGCCGGTGAGCTGGGTAAACGGCCCGGTGATCTGGGCCTTGAGCGCCACCAGGCCGGGCCGGCCGGCAACCGCTTCCTTCAGGGCGTAGATTCCCGGGGCCCGTTTTGAACTGGTGCGGAAGCAGGAGGAGAGCAGGCCCTCCTGGTCCTCGCTGAACCGGAGGTATTCCTCGTAGAATGCCAGCTGTTCCCGGGCAAACTCCTCGCCGTCAATGGCGAAACAGGTGCGCTCTTCGGTTTCGACCACCCCGGGAAAACCCTCCAGGAACTGGTTGAGCATCCCGCCGCCGGGCGTGGACGGCAATTGCGGCCAGATGGGGATCTCCGGGGTATGGGCAAGGATCAACTCCAGGGCCTGCTGAATATCGGTCAGGGGCAGGCTGCCGATCAGGGTCGGCCGGCCGGCCGGGAGCCATGTTTTTTGAGCAGTGTCGGTCATGGGGTTTACCGTAAGTTAGTGCCCCTCCAGAAATGGCCCTTTCGCCCAATCTCTGCGTCATGCTCAAAAAATAATCCTCGTAATATCATTTATATGACTCCGGTTATTTTTTTCGCGATCCTTGATCTTGAACAAAATTGCTCATTTCTGGACGGACACAAGTTATACAAAGGTATTGAAAGTCAGGCGGATATCACCTGTACTCTCAGGCTGATGGTGAAAAAAAATCCCGCGGAAATCGACAGGTTCTAAGGAGCCTGTCGGAGAATTACCTTTTACTGCGGCCGAGTCATAGTTGCGCAGTTCCTATCAATAATAGAGGTTTCTGTCAATGGGTCTCCTGGAAAAAGTGCCATTTGGCCGCGGAAGGCGAGGCGCGCCGGGGCAGGATGGTCTTACCCGGGTTTCAACAGGCTGATCGACTCAAGATGATGGGTCTGGGGGAACATGTCCACGGGCAGGATTTGTCGGACCCGGAAGCCGTGTCCGGCCAGGCCGGCCAGGTCCCGGACCAGGGTGGCCGGGTCGCAGGAGATGACGATCAGCCGGCTGGGCCGGAGCGAGGTCAGCAGCGGGATGATTGCAGCCGCGCCCTGCCGGGGCGGGTCCATGATAATCAGCGGAAAACGATCTTGCCGGTCAACAAGTTTTTGCACCCCGGCCGGTACTGCTGTTTTTTCAAAGTGACAGTTGTCGCGGCCGGCCAGCCCGGCATTACGTCCGGCACTGCGGATGGCGGAGCCCTGGCCGTCCAGGCCCAGGACCCGGCCGGCGACCAGGGACAGGGGCAGGGAGAAGTTGCCCATGCCGCAGAACAGGTCAAGGACCTGGTCGTTACCGGTGATCCCGGCCCAGTTGAGCAGGGTGCTGATCATGTTTTCATTTTGAAGCAGGTTGACCTGGCAGAAGCCGCCGGCCTCCCAGGTCAGGGTCAGTTCAGGGCCGTTGGTAATGGCAGCAGGCAGGGAAAAGGAGAGGGTAATATCGTTGCCCTCGGCCCGGCTGCCATGCGGGTCAAAGAGGCCATGGTTGGCAACAATGAAAAAAAACCGGCCCAGCCCGGCGGTTGTTGCCAGCAACTCCCGGGCCTGGGCAAGATCGGCGGGCCGGGGCCGGCGACTGAAATGGGCCAGGGCCACCACATGGTTGCCGTTCGGGTCAAGGAGCAGTTCCAGGGTGGTGACCTGGTCCATGAACCGGGCCGGCAGCGGCAGGGAGTGGAGTTGGCCCAGCACCTGGTTGATCTCCGCTGCGGCCAGGGCACAGGTTGAAACCGGCACGACCTGATGGGAGTGAAAACCGTGGAAACCGAGCCGGCCTTGGTTATCCACATGAAGCCGGATTCGCTGCCGGTAGCCGAAATCCTGCGGTGATGCCAGGGGCGGCAGCAGTATCCTGTTGATGGCCTCCCGGCCGGCCAGGCTGCTTCGCTTAATGGTCTCCGCCAGTGCCGCGCACTTGAACATAAGCTGGGCTGCCGGCGCCGCATGTTGAAAGTCGCAGCCGCCGCAGCGACCGTATAGCGGGCAGCGCGGCTCGATCCGTTGCTCCGATGGCTCCAGTACCTCCAGCAGATCGGCATAAACAAAGTTTTTCTTATGCTGTCGGACCCGGACCCGGACCCGTTCCCCGGGCAGGACATGGCGGACCAGGGCTACCTTGCCGCCGGCCAGCCGGCCGAGCCCGTATCCGTTGCCAACCGGTTTTTCGATCAACAGGGTATGTTCAGGATATGCAGTCATGGGGACCCCTCTTTTGCCGGTGCCTAGACTGTTTACACCAAGAACCCTCCGGTGTAACCGTTCACCGGGGGTACGGATTTACGGTAATCTTATGCCCGTAAGCGTTTACCAGTGGCTTAGATTCGTTCATTTGGGACTGCGAAGCATACTGGTGCTATTCGAGCAGGCCAGAATGGGCGAAGATGAGGTGCTGGTGAACGCTTACCCTCCGGTAACAAGAGGGGGGTCGTTGCGGAGCAGGGAATGGTTTGCCGGTTTTGGCCTGGCATCCACCCGTAAGCTCTCACATTCATCCCGTGACGAGTTAGTGCCCATCCGGAAATGGCCCTTTCACCCAATCTCGGCGTTATGCTCAAAAAAATAATCCTCGTAATATCACTTATATGACTCCGGTTATTTTTTTCGCGATCCTTGATCTTGAACGAAATTGCTCATTTCTGGACAGACACGAGTTACATCTGGGACGCCCGCTCACGGACAGTTGCATATTAAGAAGGGGGCCGGGGTGGACATTTTTTGCCTCTAGGGAGTATACTGGCATATTTCCGTAGAGGCGGCCGCAAGAAAGGGGCGCACCGTTCCGGGGATCAGCCCCGGGGTAACCGCTGGAGACAATGATTGCCATGGTAACAGAACAGCAGCCGATCAGAATCCTGGTGGTGGATGACGAGCATGCCCATCGCTACATGCTCTGTTCCATGTTTCAGGAATGGGGCTGGAAGGTGGAAGAGGCAAGCGACGGCGGCATGGCCGTGGAGGCGGTAATGGAGAAACCGTTTGACGCCATTCTGATGGATGTCCGGATGGCCAGGATGGACGGGATGGAGGCGCTGAAGCGGATCCATTCCTATAACCCGGCCATCCCGGTGGTGATCATGACCGCCTACTCCTCGGTTGATTCGGCAGTGGCGGCGATCAAGAGCGGGGCCCACGACTACCTGACCAAGCCCCTTGATTTCGACCGGTTGCGGTTGACCATGGACCGGGCCCTGGAGCACCGGCAGGTGATCGAGGAAAAAAGCGGCCCGGAGGAGGAGGGCGGAAAGCTGGTCGACACGGCCGGGATCATCGGGACCTCGCCGGCCATCACCGAGCTGCTGGAGATGATCTCCTATGTGGCCCCCACCGAGGCCAAGGTGTTGATCATGGGGGAGAGCGGCACTGGCAAGGAATTGATCGCCTCGGCCATTCATCAGAACAGCGGCCGGCGCAATAACAAATTTGTCACGGTGAACTGTGCCGCCATTGTTGAGAATCTGCTCGAATCGGAGCTGTTCGGCCATGAGCGGGGCGCCTTTACCGGGGCCGAGCGGCAGCGGGAGGGCAAGTTCGTCCTGGCCGACGGCGGCACCCTGTTCCTGGACGAGATCGGCGAGATGTCGCCGGCCATGCAGGTCAAGTTGCTGCGGGTCCTGCAGGAACACGAGGTGCAGCGGGTCGGCGGCAGTGAGAATATCGGGGTCGATGTCCGGGTGGTGGCCGCCACCAACCGGATCCTGGAGGAGGAGGTGGCAAGGGGCGCCTTTCGCGAGGATCTCTACTACCGGTTGAACGTGGTCTCGGTGCAGGTCCCGGCCTTAAGGGAGCGGCAGGAGGACATTCCGCTCCTGGCCGATCATTTTCTGCGGAAGTTCGCGACCAAGAACCGGCGCAAGGTGGCCGGGATCACCCCGGGCTGCATGGATATCCTCCGTCATTATCCCTGGCCCGGCAATGTCCGCGAACTGGAAAACGTGCTGGAGCGGGGGGTGATCCTGATGCGGGGCGACTACCTGGACGAGGAGAGTCTGCCGATCGCGATCAAGAAATGGCTGGCCGAGCAGGACGGCCCGGTCGCTGCGGCCGAGGAGTTGCCCTCTTCCCTGATGGCGGCGGAGAAGCAGGTGATCCTGAAGACCCTTGAACAGACCGGCGGCAACAAGAGCGAGGCGGCCCGGCGGCTGGGGATCACCCGCAAGACCTTGTTGAATAAGCTGAACAAATATCAGGCCGGCCAGGATAGCGGCCATCCAGGATATTGACTAGAATCAGGGGCTATGTTAGTACAGTCCGCTATTAACCAGCATGGCTGGACCAAACTTTTGGGCCGCGGCCACAACCAACGATGAAAATCTCTCCGGACAGCGAGCTTCGTCCGGCACGACTTTCATATAAAGATTTTTTTTATACCGGAACGGCGTTCCCCCGGAGCAGGACCGCCGGGCAGACCAAGGAGTTTGAAGGTAATGCGTACTAATATCGTTCATATCGGCGCCGGTGAACTGACCTATGAGATCAGGAACATCGTCGATGTCGGTGAGAAGCTGCAGCAGTTGGGAATCAAGACCTATTGGGAGAATATCGGCGACCCGGTGGCCAAGGGCGAGGAGATTCCGGACTGGATGAAGGAGATTGTCGCGGAACTGGCCCGGGACAGCGCCAGCTACGGCTACAGTCCGACCCGGGGAATGCTCGCCACCAGGGAGTTCATCGCCCGGGAGACCAACAAACGCGGCAAGATCCAGATCAAAGCCGATGATATTCTTTTTTTCAACGGTCTGGGTGACGCGATCAGCAAGATCTTCGGCATGCTCAAGCGGACCGCCCGGGTGGTGGTCCCCACCCCCAGCTATACCACCCATTCCTCGGCCGAGGCGGCCCATGCCGCTGACCGGCCGGTGACCTACCGGCTGGATCCCGGCAATTACTGGTACCCGGATCTGGACGACCTGGAGAAACGGATCAAGTACAACCCGGCGGTGGCCGGGATCCTGATCATCAATCCGGACAACCCCACCGGCGCGGTCTATCCAGAGGAGATCCTGCGCGGGATGGTGGAACTGGCCCGGCGCTACGACCTGTTCGTGGTCTGTGACGAGATCTACCACAACATCATCTATAACGGCCACCAGACCGTGCCCATGTCCGATATCGTCGGCAAGGTGCCGGCCATTGTCATGCGCGGTATTTCCAAGGAGATGCCCTGGCCCGGTTCCCGCTGCGGCTGGATCGAGGTCTATAACGGCCACCAGGATCCGATGTTCGAGCAGTATATCCAGTCGATCCTGAACGCCAAGATGCTGGAGGTCTGTTCCACCACCCTGCCGCAACTGGTCATGCCCAGGGTGGTCTCCCACCCCGAGTATCAGGGTCATCTCGACAACCGGATCAGGCGTTACGAGCGGTACTCCAATGTTGCCCACGACATATTGAGCAAGGTGGACGGACTGCTGGTCAAC
This DNA window, taken from Desulfobacterales bacterium, encodes the following:
- the lysS gene encoding lysine--tRNA ligase, which gives rise to MNNLNQVLKQRRQKADELKAMGVALYGNDFRPTEHIIDVLPHGNEIRAGEPKEDAFICQVAGRIIALRRFGKASFLHIQDDSGRIQVYMARDVVGPEAYARFKKWDIGDIAGFRGKLFKTKTGELTIMADSARLITKSLRPLPEKFHGLTDVEIRYRQRYVDLIVNPQVRDTFRKRVEIIRLVREYLTNRGYMEVETPMMQPVPGGATAKPFKTYHNALAMDLFLRVAPELFLKRLLVGGFERVFEINRNFRNEGLSTRHNPEFTMLEFYQAYATYHDMMDLTEEMISWLAEEVCGSMKITYQDREIDLAPPWRRFTMDQSLTEVAGIPAELLADPEQVIQLAGDKGIVLEPTAGPGKAKTELFELLVEEKLIDPTFITAYPTEVSPLARRNEQDPGVTDRFELFINGWEIANAFSELNDPVDQRQRFEKQIAERGEDEEIHPVLDEDFIRALEYGMPAAAGEGIGIDRLVMLLTDSPSIRDVILFPHLKPEKK
- a CDS encoding class I SAM-dependent RNA methyltransferase, whose translation is MTAYPEHTLLIEKPVGNGYGLGRLAGGKVALVRHVLPGERVRVRVRQHKKNFVYADLLEVLEPSEQRIEPRCPLYGRCGGCDFQHAAPAAQLMFKCAALAETIKRSSLAGREAINRILLPPLASPQDFGYRQRIRLHVDNQGRLGFHGFHSHQVVPVSTCALAAAEINQVLGQLHSLPLPARFMDQVTTLELLLDPNGNHVVALAHFSRRPRPADLAQARELLATTAGLGRFFFIVANHGLFDPHGSRAEGNDITLSFSLPAAITNGPELTLTWEAGGFCQVNLLQNENMISTLLNWAGITGNDQVLDLFCGMGNFSLPLSLVAGRVLGLDGQGSAIRSAGRNAGLAGRDNCHFEKTAVPAGVQKLVDRQDRFPLIIMDPPRQGAAAIIPLLTSLRPSRLIVISCDPATLVRDLAGLAGHGFRVRQILPVDMFPQTHHLESISLLKPG
- a CDS encoding sigma-54 dependent transcriptional regulator; translation: MVTEQQPIRILVVDDEHAHRYMLCSMFQEWGWKVEEASDGGMAVEAVMEKPFDAILMDVRMARMDGMEALKRIHSYNPAIPVVIMTAYSSVDSAVAAIKSGAHDYLTKPLDFDRLRLTMDRALEHRQVIEEKSGPEEEGGKLVDTAGIIGTSPAITELLEMISYVAPTEAKVLIMGESGTGKELIASAIHQNSGRRNNKFVTVNCAAIVENLLESELFGHERGAFTGAERQREGKFVLADGGTLFLDEIGEMSPAMQVKLLRVLQEHEVQRVGGSENIGVDVRVVAATNRILEEEVARGAFREDLYYRLNVVSVQVPALRERQEDIPLLADHFLRKFATKNRRKVAGITPGCMDILRHYPWPGNVRELENVLERGVILMRGDYLDEESLPIAIKKWLAEQDGPVAAAEELPSSLMAAEKQVILKTLEQTGGNKSEAARRLGITRKTLLNKLNKYQAGQDSGHPGY
- a CDS encoding pyridoxal phosphate-dependent aminotransferase, which codes for MRTNIVHIGAGELTYEIRNIVDVGEKLQQLGIKTYWENIGDPVAKGEEIPDWMKEIVAELARDSASYGYSPTRGMLATREFIARETNKRGKIQIKADDILFFNGLGDAISKIFGMLKRTARVVVPTPSYTTHSSAEAAHAADRPVTYRLDPGNYWYPDLDDLEKRIKYNPAVAGILIINPDNPTGAVYPEEILRGMVELARRYDLFVVCDEIYHNIIYNGHQTVPMSDIVGKVPAIVMRGISKEMPWPGSRCGWIEVYNGHQDPMFEQYIQSILNAKMLEVCSTTLPQLVMPRVVSHPEYQGHLDNRIRRYERYSNVAHDILSKVDGLLVNRPNGAFYMSVVFAEGRLSHQQALAIDNDEVRCHVESLVNQPGVSLDKRFVYYLLGATGVCVVPLSSFATELQGFRMTLLERDEVRFERICRNIAQAIEQYLAS